A single genomic interval of Sebastes umbrosus isolate fSebUmb1 chromosome 11, fSebUmb1.pri, whole genome shotgun sequence harbors:
- the LOC119496905 gene encoding potassium voltage-gated channel subfamily S member 2-like, whose translation MPGQALWTRGSGAHMEDNNNAAIRINVGGFKKRLQSDTLSRFPETRLARLLHCQSKESILELCDDYDDTDKEFYFDRNPALFPYVLNFYNTGRLHVMAELCIFSFSQEIEYWGINEFFIDSCCSSAYHCRKINQDRVDWDDNRSDEGSTTTSSFDELLEFYSDATKFDKQLLGSARRRVWLMLDNPGYSVASRIISIFSILVVLGSIATMCMNSMSEFSLLDSEGQPTEDPRFETVEHFGIGWFTLELVARFTVAPDLLHFFEHPLNIIDLVSILPFYLTLLINLVVESSPTLANLGRVAQVLRLMRIFRILKLARHSTGLRSLGATLRNSYKEVGLLLLYLAVGVSFFSVMAYTVEKEDTEDLSTIPACWWWATVSMTTVGYGDVVPVSIAGKLTASACILAGILVVVLPITLIFNKFSLFYKRQKQLEVAMRSCDFDGGIKEVPSVNLRNYYAHKVKSLMASLSNMSRSSPSEHSLNESIH comes from the coding sequence ATGCCGGGTCAGGCCCTGTGGACACGAGGCTCCGGGGCTCACATGGAGGACAACAACAACGCCGCCATCCGCATCAACGTGGGCGGCTTCAAGAAGCGCCTCCAGTCCGACACCCTCTCCCGGTTCCCCGAGACGAGGCTGGCGCGTCTCCTCCACTGCCAGTCCAAGGAGTCCATCCTGGAGCTGTGCGACGACTACGACGACACGGACAAAGAGTTCTACTTCGACCGGAACCCGGCGCTCTTCCCTTACGTGTTGAACTTCTACAACACCGGCAGGCTGCACGTCATGGCCGAGCTGTGCATCTTCTCCTTCAGCCAGGAGATCGAGTACTGGGGCATCAACGAGTTCTTCATCGACTCGTGCTGCAGCAGCGCCTACCACTGTAGGAAGATAAACCAGGACCGGGTGGACTGGGACGACAACCGGAGCGACGAAGGGAGCACCACCACGTCGTCTTTTGACGAGCTGCTGGAGTTTTACAGCGACGCCACCAAGTTTGACAAGCAGCTGCTGGGGAGCGCACGGAGGCGCGTGTGGCTGATGCTGGATAACCCGGGTTACTCCGTGGCCTCGCGCATCATCAGCATCTTCTCCATCCTCGTGGTGCTCGGCTCCATCGCCACCATGTGCATGAACAGCATGAGCGAGTTCAGTTTGTTGGACAGCGAGGGGCAACCCACGGAGGACCCCCGGTTCGAGACCGTAGAGCACTTTGGCATCGGCTGGTTCACCCTGGAGCTGGTGGCCAGATTCACGGTGGCGCCGGACTTACTACACTTCTTCGAGCACCCGTTGAATATCATCGATCTAGTCTCCATACTTCCGTTTTACCTGACGCTCCTCATCAACCTGGTGGTGGAGAGCAGCCCGACGCTGGCCAACCTGGGCCGCGTCGCGCAGGTGTTGAGGCTGATGCGGATTTTCCGCATCCTGAAGCTGGCGCGTCACTCCACGGGTCTGCGCTCCCTGGGGGCGACCCTCAGGAACAGCTACAAGGAGGTgggtctgctgctgctctaccTGGCCGTCGGGGTGTCCTTTTTCTCCGTCATGGCCTACACGGTGGAGAAAGAGGACACCGAGGATCTGTCCACCATCCCGGCGTGCTGGTGGTGGGCCACCGTCAGCATGACCACCGTCGGGTACGGAGATGTGGTGCCGGTCTCCATAGCGGGCAAGTTGACCGCCTCGGCCTGCATCCTGGCCGGGATCTTAGTCGTTGTGCTTCCGATTACGCTCATTTTCAATAAATTCTCGCTCTTCTACAAGAGACAAAAACAGCTGGAGGTCGCCATGAGGAGCTGCGACTTCGACGGGGGGATAAAAGAGGTGCCCTCGGTCAACCTGAGGAACTATTACGCACACAAAGTCAAATCCCTCATGGCGAGCTTGTCCAACATGAGCCGGAGTTCACCCAGTGAACACAGTCTGAACGAGTCAATACACTGA